Proteins found in one Triticum aestivum cultivar Chinese Spring chromosome 4D, IWGSC CS RefSeq v2.1, whole genome shotgun sequence genomic segment:
- the LOC123098242 gene encoding MADS-box transcription factor 1 isoform X1, whose translation MGRGKVEMRRIENKISRQVTFAKRRNGLLKKAYELSLLCDAEIALIIFSGRGRLFEFSSSSCMYKTLERYRTCNCNSQEATPLAENEINYQQYLKLKTRLEYLESSQRNILGEDLGPLSIKELEQIENQIDISLKHIRTRKNKVLLDELYDLKSKEQELQDQNKNLRKKLQDTSYAQNAPHMAWQDAGQSSSSGHVIDTTYPGLVEHPEHDSSMQVGYNNQAYVDQPNNKEDMASQRLHALGSSAGWI comes from the exons ATGGGTCGGGGGAAGGTGGAGATGAGGCGGATCGAGAACAAGATAAGCCGGCAGGTGACGTTCGCCAAGCGCCGGAATGGGCTGCTCAAGAAGGCCTACGAGCTATCGCTGCTCTGCGACGCTGAGATCGCCCTCATCATCTTCTCCGGCCGCGGCCGCCTCTTCGAGTTCTCAAGCTCCTCATG CATGTACAAAACACTTGAGAGATACCGCACCTGCAACTGCAACTCACAGGAAGCGACCCCTCTAGCAGAAAATGAA ATAAATTACCAGCAATATCTGAAGCTGAAGACCAGACTTGAATACCTTGAAAGTTCACAAAG AAATATTCTCGGTGAGGATCTGGGCCCACTTAGCATTAAGGAACTTGAGCAAATTGAGAACCAAATAGACATATCCCTCAAGCATATCAGGACAAGAAAG aataaaGTATTACTTGATGAGCTATATGACCTGAAAAGTAAG GAGCAAGAATTGCAGGATCAAAACAAAAACCTGAGGAAGAAG TTGCAAGATACCAGCTATGCCCAGAATGCGCCCCATATGGCCTGGCAAGATGCAGGACAGAGTAGCTCAAGTGGGCATGTCATTGATACTACTTATCCAGGACTTGTGGAACACCCGGAACATGATTCCTCCATGCAAGTTGG GTACAATAATCAGGCCTACGTGGACCAGCCGAACAACAAGGAAGACATGGCTTCTCAGCGCCTTCATGCACTTGGATCATCTGCAGGTTGGATATGA
- the LOC123098242 gene encoding MADS-box transcription factor 1 isoform X2 — protein sequence MGRGKVEMRRIENKISRQVTFAKRRNGLLKKAYELSLLCDAEIALIIFSGRGRLFEFSSSSCMYKTLERYRTCNCNSQEATPLAENEINYQQYLKLKTRLEYLESSQRNILGEDLGPLSIKELEQIENQIDISLKHIRTRKNKVLLDELYDLKSKEQELQDQNKNLRKKLQDTSYAQNAPHMAWQDAGQSSSSGHVIDTTYPGLVEHPEHDSSMQVGT from the exons ATGGGTCGGGGGAAGGTGGAGATGAGGCGGATCGAGAACAAGATAAGCCGGCAGGTGACGTTCGCCAAGCGCCGGAATGGGCTGCTCAAGAAGGCCTACGAGCTATCGCTGCTCTGCGACGCTGAGATCGCCCTCATCATCTTCTCCGGCCGCGGCCGCCTCTTCGAGTTCTCAAGCTCCTCATG CATGTACAAAACACTTGAGAGATACCGCACCTGCAACTGCAACTCACAGGAAGCGACCCCTCTAGCAGAAAATGAA ATAAATTACCAGCAATATCTGAAGCTGAAGACCAGACTTGAATACCTTGAAAGTTCACAAAG AAATATTCTCGGTGAGGATCTGGGCCCACTTAGCATTAAGGAACTTGAGCAAATTGAGAACCAAATAGACATATCCCTCAAGCATATCAGGACAAGAAAG aataaaGTATTACTTGATGAGCTATATGACCTGAAAAGTAAG GAGCAAGAATTGCAGGATCAAAACAAAAACCTGAGGAAGAAG TTGCAAGATACCAGCTATGCCCAGAATGCGCCCCATATGGCCTGGCAAGATGCAGGACAGAGTAGCTCAAGTGGGCATGTCATTGATACTACTTATCCAGGACTTGTGGAACACCCGGAACATGATTCCTCCATGCAAGTTGG AACATGA